The Candidatus Scalindua japonica genome contains a region encoding:
- the rpsL gene encoding 30S ribosomal protein S12, whose product MPTINQLVRKGRKKIKSKSKSLDLERCPQKKGVCLQVMTRTPKKPNSALRKVARVRLTNGKEVTAYIPGEGHNLQEHSIVLLRGGRVRDLPGVKYHIIRGRLDTAGVEGRKRGRSKYGSKSPK is encoded by the coding sequence ATGCCTACCATAAATCAGTTAGTAAGAAAAGGTAGAAAAAAAATAAAAAGTAAAAGTAAAAGCCTTGATTTGGAAAGATGTCCACAAAAGAAAGGCGTTTGCCTTCAGGTCATGACGCGGACACCAAAAAAACCAAACTCTGCTTTAAGGAAAGTGGCCCGCGTTAGATTGACTAACGGAAAGGAAGTTACGGCTTATATTCCGGGTGAAGGTCACAACCTGCAGGAACATTCTATCGTGTTGCTGAGGGGTGGGAGAGTGCGAGACCTGCCGGGTGTAAAATATCATATAATAAGAGGTAGATTGGACACGGCTGGTGTAGAAGGTAGAAAGCGTGGTAGGTCTAAATATGGGTCTAAGAGTCCTAAATAA
- the rpsG gene encoding 30S ribosomal protein S7 translates to MALEYRSTESFLKPDVRFGSMLVTKFINNLMHKGKKSVAEKLFYKAMDVIKTRFEDKEPLEIFETAVGNVKPLVEVKSKRVGGATYQVPIEVSKKRQMSLSIRWILAAMRSKKGKATYLKLADELTDAYKKQGVSITKRENTHKMAEANKAFAHFAW, encoded by the coding sequence ATGGCGCTGGAATATAGAAGTACAGAATCTTTTCTTAAGCCTGACGTACGTTTTGGAAGTATGTTAGTAACTAAGTTTATTAATAACTTAATGCATAAAGGAAAGAAGAGTGTTGCGGAGAAGCTGTTTTATAAAGCCATGGATGTGATAAAAACTAGATTTGAAGATAAAGAACCGCTAGAGATATTTGAAACAGCTGTTGGTAATGTGAAGCCGTTGGTTGAAGTGAAATCAAAGCGTGTTGGTGGAGCCACTTATCAGGTGCCGATTGAGGTGTCAAAAAAGAGACAGATGTCACTGTCGATAAGGTGGATTCTCGCTGCAATGCGAAGCAAAAAGGGTAAGGCGACATATCTAAAACTTGCAGATGAGCTTACTGACGCATATAAAAAGCAAGGTGTATCAATTACAAAAAGGGAAAATACACACAAAATGGCGGAAGCAAACAAGGCTTTTGCTCATTTTGCATGGTAG
- the fusA gene encoding elongation factor G, with translation MGKDKLTNLRNIGIAAHIDAGKTTTTERILFYTGKNFKLGEVHEGTATMDWMEEEQKRGITITSAATTCFWNDYQINVIDTPGHVDFTIEVERSLRVLDGAICVFCGVGGVEAQTETVWRQANKYKVPRICFVNKMDRMGADFIKVFNDIKEKLNKNIVPIQLPVGKEKNFDGMVDLIKMKAIITTRDDDKSGSEFEEREIPENLLEDAKVYREMMLEGIADKVDWFMDKYLSENAFSEEEIMSALREGTIKYGLMPVLCGSAFKNRGVQQLLDAVCSYLPSPLDIPPVKGINVKDDSDTEMKPAVDEHLSALAFKIASDKHGDLTYLRVYSGTLTSGQRLYNPRARKKELASRLYSMHADKREQLESASAGDIVAVVGFKDTGTGDTICEEAHPVILEKIEFPETVISMAIEPKTEAEKEKLALVLAKLAKEDPTFKVHTDNETSQLIISGMGELHLEVLKNRMLSEYKVNANVGAPRVSYRETIGREAEIDEKFVKQTGGRGQYARIEIKLEPHKGEKSVEFVDLIKGGAITKPYIKSIEKGIIDTAKSGVSGGYPLVDIKVTLLDGDMHTVDSSEFAFYNVAGIALRKAVEKAKSILLEPIMKIEVTVPESYLGDVLGDFNSRRAIVDEMVNDGDLRIVKGKIPLAETFGYSSVIRSITQGRGTYTMEPCEYKPAPAKVFSNVT, from the coding sequence ATGGGAAAAGATAAACTAACTAACCTTAGAAATATTGGAATTGCCGCTCACATAGATGCGGGGAAAACAACAACTACGGAACGTATACTCTTCTATACCGGAAAGAATTTTAAATTGGGTGAGGTTCACGAAGGTACTGCAACCATGGACTGGATGGAGGAGGAACAAAAACGTGGTATTACTATTACGTCCGCCGCAACCACATGTTTCTGGAATGATTATCAGATAAACGTAATAGATACTCCGGGACACGTAGATTTTACCATCGAAGTTGAAAGATCTCTGAGGGTTCTTGACGGTGCAATATGTGTTTTTTGTGGCGTTGGGGGTGTTGAAGCGCAAACTGAGACCGTGTGGAGACAAGCTAATAAATATAAAGTACCACGGATCTGTTTCGTTAATAAAATGGATAGAATGGGTGCTGATTTTATAAAAGTATTTAATGATATCAAAGAAAAATTAAACAAGAACATTGTTCCAATACAACTTCCCGTTGGTAAAGAAAAAAACTTTGATGGTATGGTTGATTTAATAAAAATGAAGGCTATAATAACTACCCGTGATGATGACAAATCTGGCTCAGAGTTTGAAGAGCGTGAAATACCTGAGAATTTGTTGGAGGATGCAAAGGTATATAGAGAAATGATGCTGGAGGGCATTGCTGACAAGGTAGATTGGTTTATGGACAAATATTTAAGTGAGAATGCCTTCAGTGAAGAAGAAATTATGAGTGCTTTGCGTGAAGGGACTATAAAGTATGGTTTAATGCCGGTATTGTGTGGGTCAGCTTTTAAAAACAGGGGAGTTCAGCAGCTGCTTGATGCAGTGTGTAGTTATTTACCATCACCTTTGGATATTCCTCCTGTAAAAGGTATAAATGTAAAAGATGATTCTGACACAGAAATGAAGCCTGCTGTAGACGAGCATTTAAGCGCTCTCGCTTTCAAGATAGCATCAGACAAACATGGGGATCTAACATATTTACGTGTTTATTCCGGTACGCTTACATCAGGTCAAAGGCTTTATAATCCAAGGGCAAGAAAGAAAGAACTGGCAAGTCGTCTCTACAGTATGCATGCGGATAAACGTGAGCAACTGGAGAGTGCTTCGGCAGGTGATATTGTGGCAGTAGTGGGGTTTAAAGATACTGGTACGGGAGATACGATATGTGAAGAAGCTCATCCTGTAATTCTGGAGAAAATAGAATTCCCGGAAACAGTTATCTCTATGGCGATAGAGCCTAAGACAGAAGCAGAAAAAGAGAAATTGGCCCTTGTTCTGGCTAAATTGGCTAAAGAGGATCCCACTTTTAAGGTCCATACTGATAATGAAACAAGCCAATTGATTATTTCTGGAATGGGTGAGTTGCATCTTGAGGTCTTAAAAAACAGGATGCTGAGTGAATATAAAGTGAATGCAAATGTTGGGGCTCCTCGGGTTTCATATAGAGAAACAATAGGTCGAGAAGCAGAGATAGACGAAAAATTTGTAAAGCAGACAGGTGGGCGTGGACAATACGCACGTATAGAAATTAAGCTTGAACCGCATAAAGGAGAAAAGTCAGTTGAATTTGTAGACCTGATAAAAGGCGGTGCTATTACTAAGCCTTATATAAAATCTATAGAAAAGGGTATCATAGACACGGCAAAGAGTGGTGTGTCTGGTGGTTATCCTCTTGTAGATATAAAAGTGACGTTGTTGGATGGAGATATGCACACTGTTGATTCGTCAGAGTTTGCCTTTTATAATGTTGCGGGTATTGCCTTGAGGAAGGCAGTAGAGAAGGCAAAGTCTATATTGCTAGAGCCAATAATGAAAATAGAGGTAACAGTTCCTGAGAGTTATCTTGGTGATGTTCTTGGCGATTTTAATAGTAGAAGAGCTATAGTCGACGAGATGGTTAATGATGGAGATCTAAGGATAGTTAAAGGCAAGATACCGCTAGCTGAAACGTTTGGATATTCGAGCGTTATTAGGTCGATTACTCAAGGCAGGGGAACGTATACTATGGAGCCTTGCGAGTATAAACCGGCACCGGCTAAAGTTTTTAGCAATGTAACATAA
- the rpsJ gene encoding 30S ribosomal protein S10: MGNNIDYKIRIRMEAYDHRILDQSAAEIMDTAKRTGAKVSGPIPLPTRMERYTVLRSPHVDKKSREQFEIRTHKRLIDIIEPTPKTVDALNKLNMPAGIEIKIKA; this comes from the coding sequence ATGGGAAACAATATAGATTATAAAATCAGGATTAGGATGGAAGCTTACGATCATAGGATACTCGATCAATCTGCTGCGGAAATAATGGATACTGCCAAACGCACGGGAGCAAAAGTGTCTGGCCCGATTCCTTTGCCAACCCGTATGGAGAGGTATACGGTTCTTCGCTCACCGCATGTGGATAAAAAGTCCAGAGAACAATTTGAAATTAGAACTCACAAGCGGCTGATAGATATCATTGAGCCAACTCCGAAAACAGTTGATGCATTGAATAAACTTAATATGCCTGCTGGGATCGAGATAAAGATAAAAGCATAG
- the tuf gene encoding elongation factor Tu translates to MAKEVFERTKPHVNVGTIGHVDHGKTTLTSVITNTMAASGQAKARAFDSIDNAPEERERGITIAIAHVEYETEKRHYAHVDCPGHADYVKNMITGAAQMDGAILVVSAPDGPMPQTREHILLARQVGVPRIVVFMNKMDQLEDPELVELVEMEIRELLCKYEFPGDDIPVIKGSAIKAAECACGKRECEHCGRIHELMDALDSYIPDPVRETDKPFLMSIEDVFSIKGRGTVGTGRMERGVLKVGDEVDIVGMVKEIRKTTCTGVEMFNKTLEEGMAGDNVGVLLRGVEKDDLERGQVLAKPGSITPHTKFEAEAYILTKEEGGRHTPFFNGYRPQFYFRTTDVTGVATLLGGAEMVMPGDNANLQIELITPIAMDKELRFAIREGGKTVGAGVVTKIIE, encoded by the coding sequence ATGGCGAAGGAAGTATTTGAAAGGACTAAGCCACATGTAAATGTTGGCACGATAGGTCATGTGGACCATGGTAAGACTACGTTGACGTCGGTGATTACAAATACAATGGCGGCGAGTGGGCAAGCCAAGGCGAGGGCCTTTGATTCAATAGACAATGCGCCGGAGGAGAGGGAGAGGGGTATAACGATAGCGATAGCGCATGTTGAATATGAGACAGAGAAGAGGCATTATGCTCATGTTGATTGTCCTGGCCATGCTGATTATGTAAAGAATATGATAACCGGTGCTGCTCAGATGGATGGTGCAATATTGGTGGTGAGTGCGCCGGATGGTCCTATGCCTCAGACGCGAGAGCACATATTGCTTGCGAGGCAGGTGGGTGTTCCGAGGATAGTTGTATTTATGAATAAGATGGACCAGTTGGAAGATCCCGAGCTGGTGGAGTTGGTAGAGATGGAGATTCGGGAGTTGTTGTGTAAATATGAGTTTCCGGGTGACGATATACCTGTGATCAAGGGCTCTGCGATAAAGGCTGCAGAATGTGCCTGTGGGAAGAGGGAGTGTGAGCATTGTGGTCGTATACACGAGTTGATGGATGCGCTTGATAGTTATATACCTGATCCGGTTCGTGAGACGGACAAACCGTTTTTGATGTCAATAGAAGATGTGTTTAGTATAAAGGGTCGAGGGACTGTGGGCACAGGCCGAATGGAACGTGGTGTGTTAAAGGTTGGAGACGAGGTAGATATCGTTGGTATGGTCAAGGAGATAAGAAAGACGACTTGTACAGGGGTTGAGATGTTTAATAAGACTCTTGAAGAGGGTATGGCTGGTGACAATGTTGGCGTGTTGCTGAGAGGGGTTGAGAAGGATGATTTGGAGCGAGGTCAGGTGTTGGCGAAACCAGGCAGTATAACACCGCATACCAAGTTTGAGGCGGAGGCATATATATTGACGAAAGAAGAGGGTGGCAGGCATACGCCTTTTTTTAATGGATACAGGCCTCAGTTTTATTTCAGGACAACGGATGTAACAGGAGTGGCGACGTTATTGGGTGGTGCGGAGATGGTGATGCCCGGTGACAATGCTAATTTGCAGATAGAGTTGATAACGCCGATAGCGATGGATAAGGAGTTGCGGTTTGCCATAAGAGAAGGTGGAAAGACCGTAGGCGCTGGTGTTGTTACTAAAATTATTGAATAA